The Flavobacterium commune genome contains a region encoding:
- a CDS encoding TlpA family protein disulfide reductase — MKKILLSLCLLLALNTFSQEKKIWAKSIINQKAPKLVVEKWLSEKPKTKGKFVLIDFWATWCGPCKIAIPELNRFKTEFENNLVVIGISDEPKEKVAALTAPQIEYYSAIDTQRSMYNALEVKGIPHCILIDPNGIVRWEGYPLLTGYRLNSEVIKGIIEKYKSSDTSKQL, encoded by the coding sequence ATGAAAAAAATACTATTATCCCTATGCTTATTATTAGCACTAAATACTTTTTCTCAAGAGAAAAAAATCTGGGCAAAATCGATTATCAATCAAAAAGCACCAAAACTGGTAGTAGAAAAATGGCTTTCAGAAAAACCTAAGACAAAAGGAAAATTTGTACTGATTGATTTTTGGGCTACCTGGTGCGGCCCTTGCAAAATAGCCATTCCTGAATTGAACCGTTTTAAAACAGAGTTTGAAAATAATTTGGTGGTGATTGGTATCAGCGACGAACCAAAAGAAAAAGTAGCCGCATTGACCGCTCCTCAAATTGAATATTACAGCGCCATTGACACACAAAGAAGCATGTACAACGCCTTAGAAGTAAAAGGAATTCCGCATTGCATTTTGATAGATCCCAATGGTATTGTCCGCTGGGAAGGCTATCCTTTATTAACCGGATATAGACTAAACTCTGAAGTAATAAAAGGTATTATCGAAAAATATAAAAGCAGCGATACTTCGAAACAGCTTTGA